A segment of the Siphonobacter curvatus genome:
CTGAATTGATCCGTTTGAGCGTCAGAGCGTATACCGGTCCGGCCAGAATGATTGTAGGTACGGCGATAATCAGTCCGTATACCAGCGTCAGCCCCATGTCCCCGTGAAACTGAGCCACCAGAGCGGCAGGCGATGGATGCGGCGGCAGAAAGCCGTGAGCCACCGAAAGCGAAGCCAGCATGGGTAAGCCAATGGCCACTGCCGGTAATCGGTATTGGTACACAACGGAAAAAATAAGCGGTACCATCAGGACAAACCCTACGCCGTAAAACAGCGGAATGCCGATAATGAAACCCGTGCAGACTAGTCCCCACTGAATGTATTTAGCCCCAAACAACTGCATCATCACGGAAGCGATTTTCTGGGCGGCTCCACTTTCAGCGACGAGCTTGCCCAACATCGCCCCTAACGCAATGATGATGATGAGTGAACCCAGCGTATCCCCTACTCCTTTCTGAACGGATTGGGCCATTTTTCCAAGCGGCATTCCTAAAAGTCCACCGGCCAGCAGGGAAACGACCAGAAAGGCTAGAAAGGGATTGACTTTAGCCCAGACAATCAATAATACCAGAATGACAATACAGGCGGCAACAATCAACATGGGTTACAACTGGCGGTTTTGAGTTTAGGGTTTTGAGTTGGATAAATGCGGGTTTGACTTGCCCTTTATTCCAGCGTTAGTTTGCTGATTTTTTGGGTGTTGCCTTCGATTCGCATATTGTCCTGATATAGTACGGCCCGGTACTCAATTTCGTCGTAGGACTGAATGTTCTGTTTCAGCATTTCCAGCGTTACCTTGCCCGTAGCGGTCACGGGATAGGCATCGGTAGCTTTCCACTTTTCGTTGAATTCTTCGTTGAGGGAGCTTTGTACGGAACGGTACTCGAATCCGATCCGGTACTCTTTTCCGGAACCCATTTTCACAACATCGGCCGTTAATTTCAGGTTGCCGTTGCTGAGCTTCTCCGCACTCACGGTTCGGAACTGCATCGGTGTCAGAGCAGGTTCTACGTTTTTGAGCTTCACGACAATGGGGTTAGGCCACTGGTGATTGTTATAGATTCGCTGGGCCCGTACCACCGAAATTTTCAATCCTTCGGGGGTCTGCTCGAAACGCGTACGACCATCTACAGTGGGTTTGTATTCCACGACGTTACCAGTTTGTCCGAGAACAGTTACTTCCGTCGTTGCCGTTGCTTTCACCGAACGAATCAAAAACTCCCGACGCTCGGCCCGAGGCCATTCCGGCATACCGGTCAGGTACGCGTATACCGTGTTTTCGTCTTTCTTTTTGGTGAACCAAATGTCATTTTCGTTCCGAACAATCCAGGGGCGTACGTTGTGCACGGCTTCCTGGTTGATAAAATGCCAGGCTCCGATTTCCATCAATCGCCCTTCTTGTCCTTCATTGAGGTTCCCCCACTGCGTAGGCCCCACATTAAGCAGGTACGAGCCACCCTTCGCCCGCGATTCGATGAGAATATTCAGCAGTTCCGTACCCGATTTGTAGTGTTCATTGGTGGGCTTGTAGTTCCAGGCCGTACCCATCGTCATGCAGCTTTCCCAGGCCGTACCCAGCGTTTCGCCGGGCAGGTATTGTTCCGGCGTAGGCAGGGCTCCACGGGTAACCAGGCAATTGGGCTGGTACTTCCAGATGGTTTCTTTTACTTCTTCCTTCAGTACGTCGCTGTCAATGAAAAACAGATCAACCGGACCGTACTTGGTCATGAGTTCCTTGGTCTGCTCAACGACAAATTTTTTGTATTGAGCCTGAAAGGGTTTCGCCTTTTCCCAATGGTTGTCGCGGGTGATGTCCTTCATGCCGTTGCGGTAAGCGAACGAAAAATCTTCGGGAGAATAATAAAAGCCAACGGCGATTTTCCATTTCCGACAGGCTTCCACGAATTGACGTACGATGTCCTTTTTGTAGGGTGTGTTCATGACGTTGAAATCCGTCGTTTTGGTATCCCACATGCAAAAACCCGCGTGGTGTTTAGTCGTGAACATGATGTACTTCATGCCCGCGTTTTTAGCCAGCATCACGATTTTTTCAGCATCCCATTGTTTGGGATCGAAGGTTTGAGGAAGCTCTTTGATGTACCGATCCACGTAATCCGGCGAAGCCCCCACGAGCGAGTGGCTGATGACGACGCCCAGCTGTGTATCCACGTTCCAGTGAATAAACATACCAAAGCCCACATCTTTCAGCCACTCTTCGCGTTCGGGTTTATTATGG
Coding sequences within it:
- a CDS encoding alpha-L-fucosidase, which produces MRRLSCFLCLLFCTLASWAQETENFGANHNKPEREEWLKDVGFGMFIHWNVDTQLGVVISHSLVGASPDYVDRYIKELPQTFDPKQWDAEKIVMLAKNAGMKYIMFTTKHHAGFCMWDTKTTDFNVMNTPYKKDIVRQFVEACRKWKIAVGFYYSPEDFSFAYRNGMKDITRDNHWEKAKPFQAQYKKFVVEQTKELMTKYGPVDLFFIDSDVLKEEVKETIWKYQPNCLVTRGALPTPEQYLPGETLGTAWESCMTMGTAWNYKPTNEHYKSGTELLNILIESRAKGGSYLLNVGPTQWGNLNEGQEGRLMEIGAWHFINQEAVHNVRPWIVRNENDIWFTKKKDENTVYAYLTGMPEWPRAERREFLIRSVKATATTEVTVLGQTGNVVEYKPTVDGRTRFEQTPEGLKISVVRAQRIYNNHQWPNPIVVKLKNVEPALTPMQFRTVSAEKLSNGNLKLTADVVKMGSGKEYRIGFEYRSVQSSLNEEFNEKWKATDAYPVTATGKVTLEMLKQNIQSYDEIEYRAVLYQDNMRIEGNTQKISKLTLE